From the genome of Acyrthosiphon pisum isolate AL4f unplaced genomic scaffold, pea_aphid_22Mar2018_4r6ur Scaffold_20960;HRSCAF=22641, whole genome shotgun sequence, one region includes:
- the LOC107882364 gene encoding uncharacterized protein LOC107882364: MTHEYKLSTEMKGENNNNIGLIDSDCDSVLDTYYYGCLSSDDDVIQPIPVNNDVSAAIINHQDLWCIDDSNSEHYDSDNDPEYTPQLDNFNLVDEALVNDDVPVADNNYDALNDVNSLISIYGCYLGLYLGFNFYS, translated from the exons ATGACACACGAATACAAATTGTCTACAGAAATGAAAGGT gaaaataataataatattggtttaattGATTCCGACTGCGACAGTgtattagatacatattattatggatgtCTAAGTAGTGATGATGATGTTATTCAACCAATTCCTGTTAATAATGATGTATCAGCAGCAATTATCAATCATCag gaTTTGTGGTGTATTGATGATAGTAATAGTGAACACTATGATAGTGATAATGACCCAGAGTACACACCACAGTTGGACAATTTCAATTTAGTTGATGAAGCTCTTGTTAATGATGACGTGCCTGTCgctgataataattatgatgctCTAAATGATGTAAATAGTCTTATTAGTATTTATGGTTGCTATCTAGGGTTGTATCTAgggttcaatttttatagctaa
- the LOC103308349 gene encoding protein ALP1-like has protein sequence MFLINSAFFRYLATGDSLKTISFSYRMGHSTVYKIVRETCQIITENLMDELMPTPTEEMWENIANDFFRMWNFPGCIGALDGKHVTIQAPPNTGSMFFNYKNTFSIVLLALVDAHCNFIAVNVGAYGKSSDGGVFANSNLGKALHRGSLNIPDNLTIPNTDTQVPYVIVGDEAFPLKPYLMRPYPGDKLDDRKRNFNYRLSRAKRTSENTFEKLISLCTDGSPNMIGKYKGFVTLLSQNVKHEVLSFHCIVHQEALCA, from the exons atgtttttaatcAACTCtgcattttttagatatttggcCACGGGTGATTCGCTTAAAACAATTTCGTTTAGCTATCGCATGGGGCATAGTACAGTTTACAAGATCGTTCGAGAAACCTGTCAAATAATTACTGAAAATCTTATGGACGAGTTGATGCCTACACCGACTGAAGAAATGTGGGAGAACATAGCTAATGATTTTTTTCGTATGTGGAATTTTCCGGGATGTATCGGGGCTCTGGATGGAAAACATGTTACCATTCAAGCACCTCCAAATACAGGatcaatgttttttaattataaaaatacattctcTATAGTTTTGTTGGCTCTTGTGGATGCTCACTGTAATTTTATTGCTGTTAATGTAGGGGCATATGGCAAGAGTAGCGATGGAGGTGTTTTTGCTAATTCAAATTTAGGTAAAGCACTTCATCGTGGATCATTGAATATTCCAGATAATTTGACCATACCCAACACGGATACACAAGTCCCATATGTAATTGTAGGTGATGAGGCATTCCCTCTAAAACCTTACTTGATGCGACCTTATCCAGGGGACAAATTAGATGACCGAAAGCGCAACTTCAATTACCGTTTGAGTCGTGCCAAGAGGACATCAGAAAATACATTCG aaaaactGATATCACTTTGCACTGATGGATCACCAAATATGATTGGTAAATATAAAGGATTTGTTACTCTTTTGAGCCAAAATGTGAAACATGAAGTACTATCTTTTCATTGTATTGTTCATCAAGAAGCTTTATGTGCTTAA